One stretch of Halobacillus litoralis DNA includes these proteins:
- a CDS encoding FAS1-like dehydratase domain-containing protein, which produces MKTGDVYTWKRTFTNEEVLEFGRISGDQGRHHVEPDDEGRLMVQGLLTATIGTKIGGDLHYIARDMVSEFLRPVFTGDTITCEVTLEKVFQAEGHKKVEMKSVYRNQKGKEVLIGSSHGITRD; this is translated from the coding sequence ATGAAAACAGGAGATGTGTACACGTGGAAGCGCACGTTTACGAATGAGGAGGTATTGGAGTTCGGCCGGATTTCCGGTGATCAGGGGAGACATCATGTGGAACCGGATGACGAGGGAAGGCTGATGGTTCAAGGCCTATTAACGGCGACGATTGGAACGAAGATCGGTGGGGATTTACACTACATTGCAAGAGATATGGTCAGTGAATTTTTACGCCCTGTTTTTACTGGGGATACGATTACCTGTGAAGTGACCTTGGAAAAGGTTTTTCAGGCGGAAGGGCATAAGAAAGTGGAAATGAAGTCTGTTTATCGCAATCAAAAAGGGAAAGAAGTGTTGATTGGTTCGAGTCATGGAATCACCAGGGATTAG
- a CDS encoding TetR/AcrR family transcriptional regulator has product MKTKQAIIQNALQFFAVHGYQGASMALIAKESQITKSSIYSYFNSKEDLYLAVLDHLLEFHYEYWDRRKKSIRKTNTKKALSDILYTAYTTSNKEKFISIFWQTALIVPPIDLKDIIDDKLKLAKKVVVTYLESIFQMGIETEQIAPEHEPFYLASAYYCLLEGATLSHVYDAVPEKEQLLQTIFDTFWRGLEPTNTNSNLTTK; this is encoded by the coding sequence ATGAAAACAAAACAAGCGATCATTCAGAATGCTCTTCAATTCTTTGCTGTCCATGGTTACCAAGGGGCTTCGATGGCTCTCATTGCAAAAGAATCACAGATTACTAAATCATCCATCTATAGTTATTTCAACAGCAAGGAAGATTTGTATCTTGCCGTGTTAGATCACTTATTGGAATTCCACTACGAGTATTGGGACCGAAGGAAAAAAAGCATTAGAAAAACGAATACAAAGAAAGCCTTATCCGATATTTTATATACGGCCTATACGACTTCCAATAAAGAAAAGTTCATCTCTATTTTTTGGCAGACGGCTCTTATCGTTCCACCGATCGACTTGAAAGATATCATTGATGACAAGCTAAAACTTGCCAAAAAGGTTGTGGTCACCTACTTGGAAAGCATTTTTCAAATGGGGATAGAGACAGAACAAATCGCACCTGAGCATGAACCATTTTACCTTGCAAGTGCCTATTACTGTTTGTTGGAAGGGGCCACTCTGTCTCACGTTTATGACGCAGTACCAGAAAAGGAACAGTTGCTTCAAACCATATTCGACACATTTTGGAGAGGTCTGGAACCCACTAATACGAACTCTAACTTGACAACCAAATGA
- a CDS encoding YjcZ family sporulation protein, translated as MENVNAPYTMGANVNAPYMGANMPHMPVAPMYHCRPRRNNFVLIVVLFILLIIVGCSCSIKW; from the coding sequence ATGGAAAATGTTAATGCTCCGTACACGATGGGTGCTAATGTGAACGCACCTTATATGGGTGCCAATATGCCTCACATGCCGGTTGCTCCTATGTACCACTGTCGTCCACGTCGAAACAATTTTGTTTTGATTGTGGTATTGTTTATTCTATTGATCATTGTCGGATGCAGCTGCAGCATCAAGTGGTAA
- a CDS encoding GNAT family N-acetyltransferase, whose product MGKEGNEQVLTLDILPLHKAVEDEARNLILAGFLERFGFIDHSLNPDLKDMMGTYSKEGHVFFVALDDGELVATGAVTKEGHRVGRIERMPVKGAYRRRGIAQRMLTKLEDAARSSKYERLVLETNNSWESAVRLYTSNGYHLVSDDGQRFHFEKNLAT is encoded by the coding sequence TTGGGAAAAGAGGGAAACGAGCAGGTTTTAACACTGGACATCCTGCCCTTACATAAAGCGGTGGAGGACGAAGCCAGAAATCTCATTTTGGCCGGGTTTTTGGAGCGCTTCGGTTTTATCGATCATTCTCTGAACCCCGACTTAAAAGATATGATGGGCACCTATAGTAAGGAAGGTCATGTATTCTTTGTTGCTCTTGATGATGGTGAGCTTGTAGCGACGGGAGCCGTTACGAAAGAAGGTCATCGGGTAGGGAGAATTGAACGGATGCCGGTGAAGGGTGCCTATCGAAGAAGGGGCATCGCTCAAAGGATGCTTACGAAGCTTGAAGATGCGGCTCGATCCAGCAAGTATGAGAGGCTTGTATTGGAGACGAACAACTCATGGGAAAGTGCTGTACGGCTTTATACATCCAATGGCTATCACCTTGTTTCAGATGATGGCCAGCGTTTCCATTTTGAAAAAAACTTAGCGACGTAA
- a CDS encoding glycoside hydrolase family 31 protein, with amino-acid sequence MKKKQRTKNVGRSLATVTVATTLLLPAVIPESNVQAVADTYPEKELDKAAAMQQKLMVQSVETVEDGVKIVLSDNYKAHIKLKTDDVAKISILKQGEEEKETAAITENDWDTPNFEMEEDDETISVSTDEITVKISKKPFGIKFLDSEGNVINQDNQEYGAGYEEGKPYVFKDTSNEEAFYGFGEQAGDLNRRGDSMGMWNNDAYNYKEDTKYLYTTIPFFIGLKDEKAYGIFFDNSHRSYYEMASESDDYYYFYANDGQLSYYFAYGPEIQDVLTRYSQLTGTMQRPPKWSIGLHQSKWGYETADEIKGIVEKYREKDIPLDGVHLDIDHMDGYRNFTWGEDFTEDPAAFNQWLEDKGVSSVAVSDPGIKVDEGYYMYDEGTTNEYWAKNPDGSPYVGEVWPGDSVFPDFAKENVRDWWAESHRRIFDAGVDGIWNDMNEPAVFDTPTKTQPLDVQYGDMLHSEFHNMFAHYEAMSSDKAFDILKPNKRPFVLTRDMYAGSQRYSTLWTGDNESSWESMRLAIPMNNNVGLSGVPFVGNDIGGFAKRPSPELFARWIEFGVFVPFSRIHADNGSTVAFDPDAKDIPGQEPWQYGEEVEAISKKYIEQRYKLMPYLYNAFVEASENGTPVQQPLVYQFHEDENTYDINQQFMFGSSLMIAPVVEEGATSRDVYLPEGETWVDYWTGEEHEGGQTINREADLGTLPLYVKKGDIVPHRNVQKHTGEKPLENLILDTYLDDESTYTFIEDDGETEDYKNGEFNQTAFHVKRKGKHVEFTSNQEVSNYDSALETYTLKLNNENMPRKVQAASTKYKEVDSEDEVKNNENTYYYDEENGTTFVNVPVDETKKVKIFFHNDKKTAKGKNKN; translated from the coding sequence TTGAAGAAGAAACAGCGAACGAAAAATGTGGGCAGAAGTTTAGCTACGGTGACGGTAGCGACAACACTTCTACTTCCGGCTGTCATTCCGGAATCCAATGTACAAGCGGTAGCGGATACCTACCCGGAGAAAGAGTTGGACAAGGCGGCGGCCATGCAGCAAAAGCTTATGGTTCAATCGGTGGAAACAGTTGAAGATGGTGTGAAGATTGTTTTATCCGATAACTATAAGGCTCACATCAAGCTTAAGACTGATGACGTAGCTAAAATTTCGATCTTGAAGCAGGGAGAAGAGGAAAAAGAAACGGCTGCGATTACAGAAAACGATTGGGATACTCCAAATTTTGAAATGGAAGAAGATGATGAGACCATTTCTGTTTCTACTGATGAGATCACCGTGAAAATTAGTAAGAAGCCGTTTGGCATCAAGTTCCTGGATAGTGAAGGAAATGTCATCAACCAGGACAACCAGGAATATGGTGCAGGTTATGAAGAAGGAAAACCATATGTGTTTAAAGACACATCGAACGAAGAAGCTTTCTATGGTTTTGGAGAGCAGGCGGGTGACCTGAACCGCCGTGGAGACAGCATGGGTATGTGGAATAATGATGCTTATAATTATAAAGAAGATACAAAATACTTATATACGACGATTCCGTTTTTTATCGGGCTCAAAGATGAGAAAGCGTATGGAATCTTTTTTGATAATAGTCATCGCTCGTATTATGAGATGGCTAGTGAGAGCGATGATTACTACTACTTTTACGCCAATGACGGTCAACTATCCTACTATTTCGCCTATGGACCGGAAATCCAGGATGTGTTGACGCGCTACAGTCAGCTCACAGGGACGATGCAGCGACCTCCGAAATGGTCGATTGGACTTCACCAGAGTAAATGGGGATACGAAACAGCGGATGAGATCAAAGGAATTGTAGAGAAGTACCGTGAAAAAGATATCCCACTTGATGGGGTACACTTGGATATCGACCACATGGATGGTTACCGCAATTTCACTTGGGGAGAAGACTTCACTGAAGATCCTGCCGCTTTCAACCAGTGGCTTGAGGATAAAGGTGTGAGTTCTGTTGCGGTCAGTGACCCTGGTATTAAAGTGGATGAAGGTTACTACATGTACGATGAAGGTACAACGAATGAATATTGGGCTAAGAATCCGGACGGCTCCCCTTATGTTGGAGAAGTGTGGCCTGGAGATTCTGTCTTCCCTGACTTTGCTAAGGAAAATGTCCGTGATTGGTGGGCGGAGAGCCACCGTCGTATCTTTGATGCAGGGGTCGATGGCATTTGGAACGACATGAATGAACCTGCTGTATTTGACACACCTACAAAAACTCAACCTCTGGATGTACAATACGGAGACATGCTGCACTCCGAATTCCACAACATGTTTGCTCATTACGAAGCGATGTCCTCAGACAAAGCCTTCGATATTTTAAAACCCAACAAACGGCCGTTTGTTCTTACACGTGATATGTACGCGGGATCTCAACGCTACAGCACACTATGGACAGGTGATAACGAAAGCTCCTGGGAATCCATGCGTTTAGCTATTCCGATGAATAACAATGTCGGTTTATCCGGTGTACCATTTGTCGGAAATGATATTGGAGGATTCGCCAAGCGTCCGAGCCCTGAACTTTTCGCTCGTTGGATTGAATTCGGAGTCTTTGTTCCTTTCTCCCGTATTCATGCCGATAACGGTAGTACGGTAGCCTTCGATCCGGATGCGAAGGATATTCCAGGGCAGGAACCATGGCAGTATGGCGAAGAAGTAGAAGCCATCAGTAAGAAATATATTGAGCAGCGTTACAAGCTGATGCCATACTTGTATAATGCCTTCGTTGAAGCCAGTGAAAATGGCACGCCTGTCCAACAGCCGCTGGTCTATCAGTTCCATGAAGATGAAAACACGTATGACATCAACCAGCAGTTCATGTTCGGATCCTCTCTCATGATAGCTCCTGTTGTAGAAGAGGGCGCGACATCAAGAGACGTCTATCTTCCTGAAGGAGAAACGTGGGTCGATTATTGGACTGGAGAAGAACATGAAGGTGGACAGACGATCAATCGAGAAGCTGACCTTGGCACGCTTCCTCTGTACGTTAAAAAAGGAGATATCGTTCCTCATCGTAATGTGCAAAAACATACAGGTGAGAAGCCTCTGGAGAACTTGATTCTTGATACTTATCTTGATGACGAGTCTACTTATACTTTCATTGAAGACGATGGAGAGACGGAAGATTACAAGAATGGTGAATTTAATCAAACCGCTTTTCATGTAAAGCGTAAAGGAAAGCATGTAGAATTCACATCTAATCAAGAAGTCTCCAATTATGATTCAGCTCTTGAAACATACACATTGAAATTAAACAATGAAAATATGCCGAGAAAAGTCCAGGCTGCTTCTACGAAGTATAAAGAAGTAGATTCTGAAGATGAAGTGAAGAATAACGAAAACACTTACTATTATGATGAAGAAAATGGAACGACGTTTGTCAACGTACCTGTAGACGAAACGAAAAAAGTGAAAATCTTCTTCCATAATGATAAGAAAACAGCTAAAGGTAAGAATAAAAATTAA
- the brnQ gene encoding branched-chain amino acid transport system II carrier protein, whose protein sequence is MKQKNSFSTYAVIGTMLFGLFFGAGNLIFPIQLGQMAGTSFWPALIGFLVTAIALPLMGILAIVLSGSQGLNDLAGRIHPLFGISFAVILYLTIGPFFAIPRTATVPFVVGFEPFIQPEQTQLWLAVFSFVFFALVYYFSLNSAKVMDIIGKYLTPTFLLFLSILIITAIVKPMGNFGAPTGDYASAPFMTGFTEGYNTMDALGGLALGIVVITAIRHMGITDTKAIAQTTWKSGIFAMVLMMLIYGLIAYMGASSVAVVGNLENGGLTFAAVAEHFFGPYGAILLAIIIVLACLKTSIGLIIACSEFFHTIYPKISYKTFVLILSLMSFMIANFGLTNIIQYAIPVLMFLYPMAIVLILLGLSSKLFNHKRTVYAGAMMLTVFVSTIDGYNALLGTIPGAANPLLESVSEFYSMYLPLYEIGLGWMLPALIGAVLGYFWREGKRTESPVLAHSGY, encoded by the coding sequence ATGAAACAAAAAAACTCATTCTCTACGTATGCCGTTATCGGGACGATGCTTTTCGGGCTCTTCTTCGGTGCGGGCAATTTAATCTTCCCCATTCAACTGGGCCAAATGGCAGGAACCTCATTCTGGCCGGCATTGATCGGGTTTCTTGTAACAGCGATTGCTCTACCTTTAATGGGAATCCTCGCGATTGTATTGTCTGGTAGTCAAGGCTTGAATGACCTGGCAGGCCGGATCCATCCGTTATTCGGAATCTCTTTCGCTGTCATTCTCTATTTGACGATTGGTCCTTTTTTCGCGATCCCGCGAACAGCAACCGTTCCTTTCGTCGTCGGATTTGAACCCTTCATCCAACCCGAACAGACCCAATTGTGGCTTGCGGTGTTCAGTTTTGTATTTTTTGCACTCGTCTATTATTTTTCCCTGAACTCAGCCAAAGTCATGGATATTATCGGAAAATACTTAACGCCGACATTTTTGCTGTTTTTATCCATTCTCATCATTACCGCCATCGTCAAACCGATGGGTAATTTCGGAGCGCCGACCGGTGATTATGCCTCGGCCCCTTTCATGACAGGATTCACGGAAGGTTATAATACGATGGATGCCCTTGGTGGACTGGCACTCGGGATTGTGGTGATCACCGCGATCCGTCACATGGGAATTACCGATACGAAGGCGATTGCCCAAACGACATGGAAATCAGGAATCTTCGCCATGGTGCTTATGATGCTTATTTACGGTCTCATTGCCTACATGGGAGCTTCAAGCGTAGCTGTCGTCGGAAACCTGGAAAATGGCGGTCTTACTTTTGCCGCGGTTGCTGAGCATTTCTTCGGTCCGTATGGCGCGATTTTACTCGCCATCATCATTGTCCTTGCGTGTTTGAAAACAAGTATCGGACTGATTATCGCCTGCAGTGAATTTTTCCATACGATCTATCCGAAAATCAGCTATAAGACATTCGTGCTGATTCTTTCCTTGATGTCGTTCATGATCGCGAACTTCGGTCTGACGAACATCATCCAGTATGCGATCCCTGTACTGATGTTCTTGTATCCAATGGCGATTGTGCTGATTCTGCTCGGACTCAGTTCCAAACTGTTCAATCATAAACGTACAGTCTATGCCGGAGCAATGATGCTGACCGTTTTCGTCAGTACCATCGATGGCTACAACGCGCTTCTAGGAACGATCCCTGGTGCAGCCAATCCGTTGCTGGAATCGGTAAGTGAATTCTATAGTATGTACCTCCCGCTTTACGAAATCGGACTAGGCTGGATGCTGCCCGCATTGATCGGTGCCGTCCTCGGCTATTTTTGGAGAGAAGGAAAACGCACAGAGTCTCCTGTGCTCGCTCATTCAGGATACTGA
- a CDS encoding protein-glutamine gamma-glutamyltransferase, with product MIQVSGMPFQPGDSWKADTTETTIIEALQKTPNLYSFSSEKELMFEVKSRKNIIVSAKEMDEGESTFATFRTARCNPEYWQLTTAGGFLLRRQVSPADAIRDIFKNSAQYKFECATACVINYYHGLLKTMGTSSFNTLFPNLYLYSWHTDDDLGLYSFFANHYIPGDVVYFNNPDVGPSTPWFRGVNAIALGDDVFFGHGFSIRTEGKMIEGLNTKRRPDSQQSAYLSGLITRPSLQSLARFSAGRTIHKTRPFLVHHNKTSVSFRQYLYELIYKPKY from the coding sequence ATGATCCAGGTATCCGGGATGCCCTTTCAACCAGGTGATTCGTGGAAAGCAGATACAACGGAAACGACGATCATAGAAGCCTTACAAAAGACTCCAAATCTCTACTCTTTTTCATCAGAAAAGGAACTCATGTTTGAAGTTAAAAGCAGAAAGAACATCATTGTCAGCGCAAAAGAAATGGACGAAGGAGAATCAACATTTGCCACTTTTCGTACGGCGCGCTGCAATCCTGAATATTGGCAACTGACGACTGCCGGCGGATTTTTGCTGAGACGGCAGGTTTCCCCTGCTGATGCCATCCGTGATATTTTCAAAAACAGTGCTCAATATAAATTCGAGTGTGCGACCGCTTGTGTCATCAACTATTATCACGGTCTCCTCAAAACGATGGGCACCTCTTCCTTCAACACTCTCTTTCCAAACCTTTACTTATATAGCTGGCACACCGATGATGACCTCGGCTTGTACTCCTTTTTCGCCAATCATTATATTCCGGGGGATGTCGTGTATTTCAACAATCCTGATGTGGGCCCGAGTACTCCATGGTTCAGAGGTGTGAACGCAATCGCCCTCGGTGATGATGTATTCTTCGGGCATGGGTTCAGTATCCGGACAGAAGGAAAGATGATTGAAGGTTTGAATACAAAAAGAAGACCCGACAGCCAGCAATCCGCTTATTTATCAGGCCTGATCACCCGCCCTTCCTTACAGTCATTAGCCAGGTTCTCAGCTGGACGGACGATTCATAAAACAAGGCCGTTCCTTGTCCACCACAATAAGACTTCCGTGTCCTTCAGGCAGTATTTATATGAGTTAATCTATAAACCCAAGTATTGA
- the sda gene encoding sporulation histidine kinase inhibitor Sda → MRELSDQMLRKTYIQAQKLELRPDFIELLNQEILRRKLSCYDRTSLLGGSDSSSESQKNNV, encoded by the coding sequence GTGAGAGAGTTAAGCGACCAAATGCTAAGAAAAACTTATATTCAAGCCCAAAAACTTGAACTTCGCCCTGATTTCATTGAACTACTAAATCAAGAAATACTCAGAAGGAAGCTGAGCTGTTACGATAGAACATCCCTTCTTGGGGGGAGTGATTCTTCTTCAGAATCACAAAAAAATAATGTCTAA
- a CDS encoding HD-GYP domain-containing protein: protein MKNNKEQMDSHLLYLYSPPIKKLLCKLKKHHEESYEHSIMTTTMYYDFCRFSSLNECLTIKFLRSVLMRDIGNLLLPPSMLDHQHALTRYDSTLIKKHPEYSLNIVSQYPEIDIDPRLILHHHENINGTGYPTQLTHHSIPDSAKIVRIIDAYTNMSSMNTHTSNFTYVQYLSNLKSYVNIHFDSEYLSLFSLFIENQSQTEQRDHSFVN, encoded by the coding sequence ATGAAAAATAATAAAGAGCAAATGGATTCACATCTGCTCTATTTATACTCACCTCCAATAAAAAAATTGTTATGTAAACTGAAAAAGCACCACGAAGAATCTTATGAACATTCCATTATGACCACAACGATGTATTATGATTTTTGTAGATTCTCTTCATTAAATGAATGCTTAACCATTAAATTCTTACGCTCCGTCCTTATGAGGGATATTGGAAATCTGTTGCTTCCTCCCTCCATGTTAGATCATCAACATGCATTAACACGATATGACTCGACCCTAATAAAAAAGCATCCCGAATATAGTTTAAACATCGTCTCTCAGTACCCGGAAATTGATATAGATCCACGATTAATCCTTCATCATCACGAAAACATAAATGGAACGGGCTATCCCACTCAGCTTACACATCACAGCATTCCCGATTCAGCAAAAATTGTACGAATTATCGATGCCTATACAAATATGTCTTCCATGAATACCCATACATCCAATTTCACTTATGTGCAGTATCTTTCAAACCTAAAGAGCTATGTAAACATTCATTTTGATTCAGAATATCTATCATTATTTTCGCTCTTTATAGAAAACCAATCTCAAACGGAACAAAGAGATCACTCTTTTGTTAATTAA
- a CDS encoding NOB1 family endonuclease: MSEIKVGQSIQERCTSCYHNVLKVIKVVPKEFEDKTAYVVWTQCPECGNNDHQLTQRDA, encoded by the coding sequence ATGTCAGAAATTAAGGTGGGGCAGTCCATCCAGGAAAGATGCACGAGCTGCTACCACAATGTTCTTAAAGTTATTAAAGTGGTCCCTAAAGAATTTGAAGATAAAACGGCTTATGTTGTTTGGACGCAGTGTCCGGAATGTGGAAACAATGATCATCAACTGACTCAAAGAGACGCATAG